Proteins encoded by one window of Acidobacteriota bacterium:
- the ccsA gene encoding cytochrome c biogenesis protein CcsA, with product MYLPGTILMWTALLAGIASTVTYALSIKDPERWRTSARQTYILMTGAIVIGSGLLMYLLVTHDYRLHYVWAYSDNLLPLHYLISTFWGGQEGSFMLWIFWGVLLGLPLMRFARTYESRVMVVYNLTLLSLILLLVKQDPFRFHEGLTAAMTPMDGQGLNPLLQNPWMVIHPPVMFIGYASLGVPFAFAIAALWMQRYDEWTKVSLPWVLLTLGTLGTAIMLGGYWAYETLGWGGYWGWDPVENASLVPWLATLALTHGMLLQQGRGRFRRLNLVLAIASYLLVVYATFLTRSGVLADFSVHSFVDLGITGLLVFNMGFFLLISVGLLAFRWREIPTDVGEEPFMSRTIFFVVGILLTILIGLVVLFGTSAPLISRLWGAPAQVGPDFYNRMGFWLAVAFALFLGGTPFLGWNRARKGASRHLVIALAITAVIVAVAIGFGLQGVSAIVYTASVIFCIVTNVWAAIEYGRNGRWRMAGGPVAHVGFGLLLLAFLTTGWFDMQHKVRLAEGQPSEVLGYTLTFRGVEKPTPQARDAMVVEVTSPRGKNFVLKPRMWVNQKTNQLIANPDIKAFLTKDLYLAPVEFQPGRDAPVSGRMVLAKNRPTSFRDWTLTFLGFDLSSQNAVPGALTVGVVVRLERPGAETVELEPSMVSADGDVQPVAVDIPGVPGGKIRATGMSVDQGVVRVEVLGLGGSIGRTEVLAKGERMAYKGLNIVFEDFDMSDFDPEAGKINFGVVLQVEVDGQTFEVVPTYRGGMGGEPVVTAAVVPGSDGISLRPGRIDAEEGTVQLQVFDPAVEPEGATPSSVVLDVSTKPLISLVWIGTILVVLGIAMAIFLRRKDVATIPIDG from the coding sequence ATGTACCTTCCAGGAACCATCCTGATGTGGACGGCGTTGCTTGCCGGCATCGCCTCGACCGTAACCTATGCTCTGTCGATCAAGGATCCTGAACGCTGGCGAACTTCCGCCCGCCAGACCTACATTCTGATGACCGGCGCAATTGTCATAGGTTCAGGGTTACTGATGTACCTGCTGGTGACCCACGATTACAGACTGCATTACGTCTGGGCCTACTCCGACAACCTCTTGCCCCTCCACTATCTGATCTCGACATTCTGGGGCGGCCAGGAGGGCAGTTTCATGCTCTGGATCTTCTGGGGGGTGCTGCTCGGGCTGCCACTGATGCGTTTCGCCCGCACCTACGAGTCGCGGGTGATGGTGGTCTACAACCTGACCCTGCTTTCGTTGATCCTGCTGCTCGTCAAGCAGGATCCCTTCCGTTTCCACGAGGGCCTGACCGCGGCAATGACGCCGATGGACGGACAGGGACTCAACCCCCTGCTGCAGAATCCGTGGATGGTGATCCACCCACCGGTCATGTTCATCGGCTACGCCTCGTTGGGCGTGCCATTCGCTTTCGCGATTGCGGCTTTGTGGATGCAGCGCTATGACGAGTGGACCAAGGTGTCACTGCCATGGGTGTTGCTGACGCTCGGGACACTCGGGACGGCCATCATGCTTGGCGGATACTGGGCATACGAAACCCTCGGGTGGGGCGGGTACTGGGGCTGGGACCCGGTGGAAAACGCGTCGCTCGTGCCCTGGTTGGCGACCCTCGCCCTCACCCACGGCATGCTCTTGCAGCAGGGACGTGGGCGGTTCCGGCGCCTCAACCTGGTCCTTGCCATCGCCTCCTACCTGCTGGTCGTCTATGCGACCTTCCTCACCCGATCGGGAGTGCTGGCGGACTTTTCGGTCCACTCCTTCGTCGATCTCGGGATTACCGGGCTGCTGGTCTTCAACATGGGTTTCTTCCTCCTCATATCCGTCGGTCTGCTGGCTTTCCGCTGGCGCGAAATTCCTACCGACGTCGGAGAGGAACCCTTCATGTCCCGCACGATCTTTTTCGTCGTCGGCATCCTGTTGACGATCCTTATCGGGCTGGTCGTCCTCTTTGGCACCTCGGCGCCTCTGATCTCCAGATTGTGGGGGGCTCCCGCACAGGTCGGCCCCGATTTCTACAACCGCATGGGGTTCTGGCTGGCGGTGGCATTCGCTCTCTTCCTCGGCGGAACACCGTTCCTCGGTTGGAACCGTGCCCGCAAGGGTGCGAGCCGTCACCTCGTGATAGCCCTGGCGATCACCGCCGTGATAGTGGCGGTGGCCATTGGATTCGGGTTGCAGGGTGTATCGGCCATCGTCTACACTGCGAGCGTCATCTTCTGCATCGTCACCAATGTCTGGGCGGCGATCGAGTACGGGCGGAACGGGCGCTGGCGCATGGCCGGTGGACCGGTCGCGCACGTCGGATTCGGGCTCCTCTTGCTCGCATTTTTGACCACCGGTTGGTTCGATATGCAGCACAAGGTACGTCTGGCCGAGGGCCAACCATCCGAGGTTCTGGGCTACACCCTGACCTTCCGCGGCGTCGAAAAACCGACCCCCCAGGCGAGAGACGCCATGGTGGTAGAGGTGACCTCGCCGCGTGGCAAGAACTTCGTGCTCAAGCCGCGGATGTGGGTCAACCAGAAGACCAACCAGCTGATCGCCAATCCTGACATCAAGGCGTTCCTTACCAAGGACCTGTACCTGGCGCCGGTCGAGTTCCAGCCGGGCAGGGATGCGCCTGTGTCGGGCCGGATGGTGCTGGCGAAGAATAGGCCGACGTCGTTCCGAGACTGGACGCTGACCTTCCTTGGCTTCGATCTGTCCAGCCAGAACGCAGTCCCTGGTGCGCTCACTGTAGGGGTCGTGGTGCGCCTCGAACGTCCCGGAGCCGAAACCGTCGAGCTCGAACCGTCGATGGTATCGGCCGACGGCGACGTGCAACCGGTGGCGGTCGATATTCCGGGCGTGCCCGGAGGCAAGATTCGAGCGACCGGGATGAGCGTCGATCAAGGCGTGGTCCGGGTAGAAGTCCTCGGCCTCGGCGGCAGCATCGGCCGGACGGAAGTGCTGGCCAAGGGCGAGAGAATGGCCTACAAGGGCCTGAACATCGTATTCGAAGATTTCGACATGTCGGACTTTGACCCCGAGGCCGGCAAGATCAATTTCGGAGTCGTGTTGCAGGTCGAGGTGGACGGCCAGACGTTCGAGGTCGTACCGACCTACCGGGGCGGCATGGGTGGCGAACCGGTCGTCACCGCGGCGGTCGTTCCGGGTAGCGACGGCATCAGCCTGCGACCAGGTCGCATCGATGCCGAAGAGGGCACCGTCCAGCTGCAGGTCTTCGACCCCGCGGTCGAGCCCGAGGGTGCCACGCCTTCGAGCGTTGTGTTGGATGTGTCGACCAAGCCACTGATCTCACTCGTGTGGATCGGCACGATCCTGGTCGTCCTCGGAATTGCGATGGCGATCTTCCTTCGCCGCAAGGACGTTGCAACCATCCCGATCGATGGCTGA